Proteins from a single region of Petrotoga sp. 9PW.55.5.1:
- a CDS encoding sugar ABC transporter substrate-binding protein — MKRLIGILSIFLILVASAFGATKITVWAMGEEAKSLDQLAKLFMEEYPEYEVDVQAIPWANAYDKILTGIAGRQVPDVAQMGTTWMAPFGSMGAFEDLTPYIQKSEIVNPENFFEGAWQTGTVNERQLGIPWYVDTRALYYRTDLLAEVGYDHAPQNWDELYDAAKKLAEKGRYGVTLYQPQDNYQVLMPFVWQNGGDIIDSNGKVIVDQPEFVEAFAYYTRFFTEKLAPIGGGGNLFQDFASGDTPMFFSGPWMVTMLREQVPQIEGKWDVALTPQKKTMTSFMGGSDLVIFRDSKNKEVAWKFIEFLSRPDIQVKWYQIVSALPSVQAAWEDPVLQQDPMIKVFGEQLNDAKAPVNIPQFQEISVSMDRRVEEAIYGRKSPEQAAKDLKNDIEKILR, encoded by the coding sequence ATGAAAAGATTGATAGGTATTTTAAGCATTTTTTTGATTTTAGTAGCATCAGCTTTTGGTGCAACGAAAATCACTGTATGGGCAATGGGTGAAGAAGCAAAGAGCCTTGATCAGTTAGCAAAATTGTTTATGGAAGAATATCCTGAATACGAAGTCGATGTTCAAGCTATTCCCTGGGCGAATGCCTACGATAAGATTTTAACAGGTATTGCCGGTAGGCAAGTTCCAGATGTAGCTCAAATGGGAACTACTTGGATGGCACCTTTTGGCAGTATGGGAGCCTTCGAAGATTTAACCCCATACATTCAAAAATCTGAAATAGTAAATCCTGAAAACTTCTTTGAAGGTGCTTGGCAAACTGGTACAGTAAATGAGAGACAACTCGGCATTCCCTGGTATGTGGATACGCGAGCACTTTATTATCGAACTGATTTATTAGCTGAAGTTGGATACGATCATGCTCCTCAAAACTGGGACGAATTGTACGATGCTGCAAAAAAATTGGCTGAAAAAGGCAGATATGGCGTAACCCTTTATCAACCTCAAGACAATTATCAAGTATTAATGCCTTTTGTTTGGCAAAACGGTGGAGATATTATTGATAGCAATGGAAAAGTAATTGTAGATCAACCTGAATTCGTTGAAGCTTTTGCATATTATACAAGATTCTTTACAGAAAAACTTGCTCCAATAGGGGGCGGCGGAAACTTATTCCAAGATTTTGCTTCTGGTGATACGCCAATGTTTTTCTCTGGTCCATGGATGGTTACTATGCTAAGAGAGCAAGTACCCCAGATCGAAGGCAAATGGGATGTTGCCTTGACGCCTCAAAAGAAAACAATGACGTCTTTCATGGGTGGAAGTGATTTAGTAATATTCAGAGATTCAAAAAATAAAGAAGTTGCTTGGAAATTCATAGAATTTCTTTCAAGACCAGACATCCAAGTAAAATGGTATCAAATAGTCAGTGCATTACCTTCTGTTCAGGCTGCCTGGGAGGACCCTGTATTACAACAAGATCCTATGATCAAAGTTTTTGGAGAACAACTAAACGATGCAAAGGCACCTGTAAATATACCCCAATTTCAAGAAATCTCCGTATCTATGGATAGAAGAGTTGAAGAGGCAATTTATGGTAGAAAAAGTCCAGAACAAGCAGCAAAAGATCTGAAAAATGACATTGAAAAAATCCTGAGATAA
- a CDS encoding glucoamylase family protein has product MKKVTYLLMAVVLLFSLSVFSQSLIHSFEYTHDLNNDNSGSTFELSGRFVYEGKYSVIVVPSGESAETKMAFELSGDRLNNWLGNDTLRLAVYTKPVTTLKPNKFFLGMADVTEGWKWVDGVFSETEPKDGWNIVEYKLTDKMKDVMPDGKYMLYFSFMHTQGVTNIPLKDPFYVDNLIALNSEEPEIERIYIWSMDSEEEIGTFGNDNTGAKFELVKDLAAEGLYAMKVIPDGEAIEAKIAIELSGEKVPLWMGRNEVTMNVYIPKENKIKPTMYFLGMADVTSGWEWVGGVFSDTQVNPGWNKVEFEIAGNMSNLVEGNKYMIYLAFGGFDEDNVKTPLYEPFYVDGIFVEKSSKPTVEEVLAMVPTSVKEEVQNLLELEDEPLLEEIQKRAFLYFWNEANPTNGLIKDRSTKDSPSSIAAVGMGLSAIPVGIERGWVSYEEGYERVLTTLTTFVNGEVEGMNGFFYHFVDMNTGKRALNSEISSIDTAILVSGALTAGAYFKDTQVEELANTLYENVNWQWMLDGGDTLSMGYKPEAGFLGARWDSFNEGLLAYVLAIGSPTYPISPDSWDKIFRPVKNDTYIYLPQETLFVYQYPNIWIDFRDKEDKYANYFNNAEAATRFNWLFAVQNRFKYETYDMDIWGLSASDGPTGYKAYGAVEGNHDGTVAPYASISSVPFTYDLSMNSIRGMLSKYGPLVWGEYGFYSAFNVDEVWFSDQYIGIDQGDIILMIENYRTGMIWDLFMSNEHIQDALNKIGFVDKVSDYSVTPWYVEEYQRLLTSSEEKLALAPRLKQSINIDGDLSEWKDVPRYAVTEDMNVPSGGIIPVDKRSQVLHSYFQATWDDENLYLAADVYDEFVVINIAPQDIGGYYRTDSIEFYINPNVAGSNAGIFKLAVLPFDTEGNVQAVRHEDANPGSLSKTAPKVQLASLRTDHGYSIEVKIPFEYLGLSPQEGVQIGFSHTVHNSNKQDAQIGAYVRQNIISWNPVPDIWANPQNWGMLELTE; this is encoded by the coding sequence ATGAAAAAAGTAACGTATTTACTGATGGCTGTAGTACTACTTTTTAGTTTATCTGTTTTTTCACAGTCCCTTATTCACAGTTTTGAATATACTCATGATTTAAACAATGATAACTCAGGATCGACCTTTGAATTAAGCGGAAGATTTGTATATGAGGGTAAATACTCAGTAATCGTTGTGCCCTCTGGAGAATCAGCCGAAACAAAGATGGCTTTTGAATTATCTGGAGACAGATTGAACAATTGGTTAGGGAACGACACTTTAAGGTTAGCAGTTTATACCAAACCTGTCACAACTTTGAAACCTAATAAATTCTTTTTAGGCATGGCAGATGTTACAGAAGGTTGGAAATGGGTAGATGGAGTATTTTCTGAAACAGAACCAAAAGATGGATGGAATATTGTAGAATACAAACTCACTGACAAGATGAAGGATGTAATGCCAGATGGAAAATACATGCTTTATTTCTCTTTTATGCATACTCAAGGAGTAACAAATATTCCTTTGAAAGATCCTTTTTACGTAGACAATTTAATAGCTTTAAACTCAGAAGAACCTGAAATCGAAAGAATATATATTTGGTCTATGGATAGTGAAGAAGAGATAGGAACTTTTGGTAATGATAATACAGGAGCAAAATTTGAATTAGTAAAAGATTTAGCCGCCGAAGGTTTATACGCAATGAAAGTAATTCCTGATGGTGAAGCAATCGAAGCAAAAATTGCTATTGAACTATCTGGTGAGAAAGTACCACTTTGGATGGGTAGAAACGAAGTAACAATGAACGTTTATATTCCAAAAGAAAATAAAATTAAACCTACTATGTATTTCTTAGGTATGGCAGATGTTACTTCTGGATGGGAATGGGTTGGAGGAGTATTTTCCGATACTCAAGTAAACCCGGGATGGAACAAAGTAGAGTTTGAAATTGCAGGTAACATGAGCAATTTGGTGGAAGGAAATAAATACATGATTTATCTCGCATTTGGTGGTTTTGATGAAGATAATGTTAAAACGCCTTTATACGAACCTTTTTATGTAGATGGAATATTTGTCGAAAAATCAAGCAAGCCCACAGTAGAAGAAGTATTAGCGATGGTTCCAACAAGCGTCAAAGAAGAAGTGCAGAATCTTTTAGAATTAGAAGACGAGCCTTTATTAGAGGAAATACAAAAAAGAGCTTTCTTATATTTCTGGAATGAAGCAAACCCAACAAATGGTTTAATTAAAGATAGAAGTACAAAAGATTCTCCTTCAAGTATAGCGGCAGTTGGTATGGGACTTTCTGCTATTCCTGTTGGAATTGAAAGAGGTTGGGTTAGCTATGAAGAAGGATACGAAAGAGTTTTAACAACTTTAACAACTTTTGTCAATGGAGAAGTTGAAGGAATGAATGGTTTCTTCTATCATTTTGTTGATATGAACACAGGTAAAAGAGCCTTGAATAGTGAGATTTCCTCAATTGATACCGCGATTTTAGTAAGCGGAGCGTTAACAGCAGGAGCGTATTTTAAAGATACGCAAGTCGAAGAACTTGCCAATACTTTATACGAAAATGTTAATTGGCAATGGATGCTAGATGGTGGAGATACTTTATCAATGGGATACAAACCCGAAGCAGGATTCTTAGGCGCAAGATGGGATTCATTTAACGAAGGATTGTTAGCTTATGTATTAGCTATAGGTTCTCCAACATATCCAATATCACCTGACTCTTGGGACAAAATATTTAGACCTGTTAAAAATGATACATACATATATTTGCCACAAGAAACTCTATTCGTGTATCAATATCCAAATATTTGGATAGACTTTAGAGATAAAGAAGATAAATATGCAAATTATTTCAACAATGCAGAAGCTGCTACTAGATTTAATTGGTTGTTTGCAGTGCAAAATAGATTCAAATACGAAACATATGATATGGATATTTGGGGACTTTCTGCAAGTGATGGCCCAACTGGATACAAGGCTTATGGTGCTGTTGAAGGTAACCATGATGGAACTGTAGCCCCATACGCATCGATATCTTCGGTACCGTTTACTTATGATCTTTCAATGAACTCTATCAGAGGTATGTTGAGTAAATACGGGCCTTTGGTATGGGGAGAATATGGATTCTATAGTGCGTTCAATGTTGATGAAGTTTGGTTCTCAGATCAATACATAGGAATAGATCAAGGAGATATTATTTTAATGATCGAAAACTATAGAACAGGAATGATTTGGGATTTGTTTATGAGTAACGAACATATTCAGGATGCCTTAAACAAAATTGGATTTGTTGATAAAGTTTCGGATTACTCCGTAACGCCATGGTATGTCGAGGAATACCAAAGGCTTCTAACAAGTTCTGAAGAAAAGTTAGCTTTAGCCCCAAGGCTAAAACAGAGTATTAACATAGATGGAGACTTATCTGAATGGAAAGATGTTCCAAGATATGCTGTAACTGAAGACATGAATGTCCCCTCTGGAGGAATAATTCCTGTAGATAAAAGATCACAAGTTCTCCATAGTTATTTCCAAGCAACCTGGGACGATGAAAATTTATACTTAGCAGCAGACGTTTACGATGAGTTTGTTGTCATAAACATAGCTCCCCAGGACATTGGAGGATATTATAGAACTGATTCTATAGAATTTTATATAAATCCAAATGTAGCAGGCTCTAATGCGGGAATATTCAAATTGGCAGTACTTCCATTTGACACAGAAGGAAATGTACAAGCAGTAAGACACGAAGACGCAAATCCAGGGTCTTTATCAAAAACTGCTCCAAAAGTTCAATTGGCTTCTTTGAGAACAGATCACGGATACAGTATAGAGGTAAAAATCCCATTTGAATATCTTGGATTGTCACCTCAGGAAGGTGTACAAATTGGTTTCAGTCACACAGTCCATAATTCCAATAAACAAGATGCACAAATTGGCGCATATGTAAGACAAAACATAATTTCATGGAATCCTGTGCCAGATATTTGGGCAAATCCGCAAAATTGGGGTATGCTGGAATTAACTGAGTAA
- a CDS encoding transposase codes for MYVRVEKSSFIERMYGDKYSAGSISNLTNVVLEDVKKWQERK; via the coding sequence GTGTATGTAAGGGTTGAGAAAAGTAGTTTCATAGAAAGGATGTATGGGGACAAATATTCAGCTGGAAGCATAAGCAACTTAACGAATGTAGTTTTAGAAGATGTCAAGAAATGGCAAGAAAGAAAATAA
- a CDS encoding LacI family DNA-binding transcriptional regulator: MPPKKNKNSRLTIEDIANIANVSKATISYVINEKPGVSKEVRQKVKKIIEEYNYVPNSAARGLAGEKTHFIGLVIPDISDIFYANIIRGVEKTSNKLGFFLNLLTTHAQAEREQQVIKLFNKSMVDGLIVMAYYLKDQYIDILTESGIPFVFIDYPPKNEEIYSVLVDNESGAFEATEYLIFLGHKKIAFLEGSKVAWDSKARFEGYLKALKAHSLEFNPNLVENGNFTKEEGYLATKRLLIKKEKFTAIFSANDQMAIGAIRALKEAGLKVPDDISIVGFDNIEASSIIEPPLTTVSQPIYEMGKKAVDVLVKLINKEEVREKKIMLKTKLIERHSCRKL; the protein is encoded by the coding sequence ATGCCACCTAAGAAGAATAAAAACTCAAGATTGACTATAGAAGATATTGCAAATATTGCCAACGTATCTAAGGCAACTATCTCCTATGTAATTAATGAAAAACCAGGGGTAAGTAAAGAAGTAAGACAAAAAGTAAAAAAGATAATCGAAGAATATAACTATGTTCCAAATTCTGCTGCAAGAGGGTTAGCAGGAGAAAAAACGCACTTCATTGGACTGGTTATACCAGACATTTCAGACATTTTCTATGCGAATATAATTAGAGGTGTTGAAAAAACATCAAATAAATTAGGATTCTTTCTAAATCTATTAACAACTCATGCACAAGCTGAAAGAGAGCAGCAAGTTATTAAACTATTCAATAAAAGTATGGTTGATGGTTTAATAGTAATGGCATATTACTTAAAAGATCAATACATCGATATATTAACCGAAAGTGGAATTCCTTTTGTTTTTATAGATTATCCTCCAAAAAATGAAGAAATTTATTCTGTATTAGTTGATAATGAGTCCGGGGCTTTTGAAGCTACTGAGTATCTCATTTTTTTAGGGCATAAAAAGATAGCTTTCTTAGAAGGTTCAAAAGTAGCATGGGATTCAAAAGCAAGATTTGAAGGTTATCTAAAAGCATTAAAAGCTCATTCATTAGAATTCAATCCAAATTTAGTTGAAAATGGTAACTTTACCAAAGAAGAAGGTTATTTAGCAACAAAGAGGTTGCTTATTAAAAAAGAAAAGTTCACAGCAATATTTTCTGCTAACGATCAAATGGCTATTGGAGCTATAAGAGCTTTAAAAGAAGCAGGTTTAAAAGTTCCAGATGATATTTCAATAGTTGGTTTTGATAATATAGAGGCAAGCTCTATAATCGAACCACCTTTAACAACAGTAAGTCAACCTATTTATGAAATGGGGAAAAAGGCAGTGGATGTATTAGTGAAATTAATAAATAAAGAGGAAGTAAGAGAGAAAAAAATCATGCTCAAAACGAAATTAATAGAGAGGCATTCTTGCAGAAAATTATAA
- a CDS encoding GH36-type glycosyl hydrolase domain-containing protein has protein sequence MFETKYGYFSQGGKEYIIKTPETPRPWINVISNGDYGMVISQSGSGYSWRTHASLNRITRWEQDLIKDEWGKYIYIKDNENGEFWSPSWKPVCKNPQEFKVRHGQGYSIFETKYFNIKTELTMFVAKEDPVEIWKLKVKNLSNRRRKLSLFTYFEWCLGAAPDWHREFHKTFIETSLNEKLNCILAKKRMWEIPNEKGQNWNKEWEYLAFHSVNENISGAEGSKEQFLGMYNNISNPKAVITGNISGVFGKWEDSIASLKNDISLEPGEEKTLVYLLGALKKGGEDKNLEKIIEKYSDLKNVDEELNRVNQMWEEMLSTFQVETADKGFDFLINRWLKYQAISGRLWGRTAYYQTGGAFGFRDQLQDSQIFLYIDPEKTKNQIKLHARHQFNDGSVLHWWHPISEIGHKNNISDNRLWLAYITIKYLKETNDYEFLNEKIPYLDGGEGGLYEHCVKAINYNLNKLSDRGLPLIGDGDWNDGMNAVGTQGKGESIWLGHFLYGVLIDFSKVCEKMKDKVNKNKFLTEAKQLKENINKYGWDGEWYIRAFKDNSEPVGSKMCEEGKIFLNAQIWAIINETATEERKTLAYQSAKKYLFKDYGPLLFYPAYKTPDSNVGYLSRYAPGVRENGGLYTHAGTWAILAASKMKDPDTYKIYKSFMPVYRGLEPDKYLVEPYVTPGNVDGSDSPYFGRGGWTWYSGSAAWYFIVGVEGILGLKPDWNGLIIEPLLPEEWKEVQVKRHFRGKVLNISYKKNSEKKILVNGKKLEGNVLNPENFKENILNVEVYF, from the coding sequence ATGTTTGAGACAAAGTATGGATATTTTTCACAAGGCGGAAAAGAATACATAATAAAAACTCCTGAAACTCCAAGACCATGGATAAATGTTATTTCCAACGGAGACTATGGAATGGTTATTTCTCAGAGTGGATCTGGTTATAGTTGGAGAACTCATGCGAGTCTAAACAGAATAACTAGATGGGAACAAGATTTAATTAAAGATGAATGGGGAAAATATATTTACATAAAAGATAATGAAAATGGCGAATTTTGGTCTCCTTCTTGGAAACCTGTATGTAAAAACCCTCAAGAATTTAAAGTTAGACATGGGCAAGGATATTCAATATTTGAGACCAAATATTTTAATATCAAAACTGAATTAACGATGTTCGTTGCAAAAGAAGATCCTGTAGAAATTTGGAAATTAAAGGTAAAAAATCTTTCTAATAGAAGAAGAAAACTTTCACTATTCACCTATTTTGAATGGTGTTTGGGAGCTGCACCAGATTGGCATAGAGAATTTCATAAAACGTTTATAGAAACTTCTTTAAATGAAAAACTAAATTGTATTTTAGCAAAAAAAAGAATGTGGGAAATTCCAAATGAGAAAGGTCAAAACTGGAATAAAGAATGGGAGTACCTTGCTTTTCATTCTGTTAATGAAAATATTAGCGGGGCAGAAGGATCAAAAGAACAATTTTTAGGCATGTACAACAATATATCAAATCCAAAAGCTGTAATAACAGGTAATATATCCGGGGTCTTTGGAAAATGGGAAGATTCTATTGCTAGCTTAAAGAACGATATTTCTTTAGAACCAGGTGAAGAAAAAACCTTGGTATATTTATTAGGAGCTTTGAAAAAAGGAGGCGAAGATAAAAATCTTGAAAAAATCATTGAAAAATATAGTGATTTAAAGAATGTTGACGAAGAATTAAACAGAGTCAATCAAATGTGGGAGGAAATGCTTTCTACTTTTCAAGTTGAAACTGCCGATAAAGGTTTTGATTTTTTAATAAATAGATGGCTTAAGTATCAAGCAATATCAGGCAGACTGTGGGGAAGAACAGCTTATTATCAAACTGGTGGAGCGTTTGGGTTCAGAGATCAACTACAAGATAGTCAAATATTTTTATACATTGATCCTGAGAAAACAAAAAATCAAATAAAACTTCACGCGCGACATCAATTTAATGATGGAAGTGTACTCCATTGGTGGCATCCTATATCCGAAATAGGTCACAAAAATAATATATCAGATAACAGACTTTGGCTTGCTTATATTACTATAAAGTATTTGAAAGAAACTAACGATTATGAATTTTTGAATGAAAAGATACCTTATTTAGATGGAGGAGAAGGGGGCTTATACGAACATTGTGTCAAAGCTATTAATTATAATTTAAACAAATTAAGCGATAGAGGGTTACCTCTAATTGGTGATGGAGATTGGAACGATGGTATGAACGCGGTTGGTACACAGGGGAAAGGAGAGAGTATTTGGCTTGGACACTTTTTATACGGTGTTTTAATAGATTTTTCAAAAGTGTGTGAAAAAATGAAAGATAAGGTAAATAAGAATAAATTTTTAACTGAAGCAAAACAATTAAAGGAAAATATAAATAAATATGGATGGGATGGAGAATGGTATATAAGAGCTTTTAAAGACAATAGTGAGCCTGTTGGAAGTAAAATGTGTGAAGAAGGAAAAATATTCTTAAATGCTCAAATTTGGGCTATTATAAACGAGACAGCTACAGAAGAAAGAAAAACACTTGCTTATCAATCTGCTAAAAAATATCTTTTTAAAGATTATGGTCCACTTCTTTTCTATCCAGCCTATAAAACACCGGATTCCAATGTTGGTTATTTAAGCAGGTACGCTCCAGGAGTTAGGGAAAATGGTGGATTATACACTCATGCTGGTACTTGGGCTATCTTAGCTGCATCTAAGATGAAAGATCCTGATACTTACAAAATATACAAGAGTTTTATGCCTGTTTATAGGGGTCTAGAACCAGATAAGTATCTTGTAGAACCTTATGTAACTCCAGGGAATGTGGATGGATCTGACTCTCCATACTTTGGAAGAGGTGGATGGACTTGGTATTCCGGATCTGCTGCATGGTATTTTATTGTAGGAGTTGAAGGAATTTTAGGTCTAAAACCTGATTGGAATGGTTTAATAATAGAGCCACTTTTACCAGAAGAATGGAAAGAAGTTCAAGTCAAAAGACATTTTAGAGGAAAAGTTTTAAACATTTCCTACAAAAAAAACAGTGAGAAAAAGATACTTGTAAATGGAAAAAAGTTAGAAGGTAACGTTTTAAATCCAGAGAATTTTAAAGAAAATATTTTAAACGTGGAAGTTTATTTTTAG
- a CDS encoding CehA/McbA family metallohydrolase, with protein sequence MKGKHLKKSIFFISIALVSFVLSGCLLFTNGSDSKDDYNDILSYNFYFGQLHSHTNLSDGQGTPEEAYEWARDMANLDFFAVTDHSNWFDNDTDRYNETITDVEDSTSEKWKRLNAVADEFNEDGRFVAIAGFEMTWSGSTGGWGHINTFNTPWFASRDVPEMDLLTYYELLAQSPDSISQWNHPGETFGDFNDFSYYKPEFDNVIHLIEVGNGEGPVGGPGYFRSYEYYTRALDKGWHVAPSNNQDNHRREWGTANDARTVVLAPELSRESIYDAIRNYRVYATEDKNLEITYIVNDEIMGSILENPQNLRIHISAVDPDESDSITKVSLIANGGIEVESKSFDSNEILWNLELKPLYDYYYVRIEQEDGDIAVTAPVWAGEVVRAGFSKLEVSRRIQIIGENVEIKATLYNNTLQDFENVVVEFYKDQISPENKIGEKTINIIESAGIGEVSFEWSSSIEGDYTIYARSEIMIDGIPREFTEEVTVSFRDEENATKIILDASHFNDYVSGYYDDNYSALQQMIEEEGYIFIVNEERISDNLLKNTDVLIITGPDRLGDNRSVFAQDELEAIARYTEEGGNLIVAGRADYKDGEGEFQTSTQINNILETIGSSLRINDDQVVDYDNNGGQPWRLYFDDYVSSKYYLTNNIPEEKTYSFYSGCSVILEGESDENVDWLVKGHDTTETSDADNKGDNTPVDQGEVYVLAAEELESGAKIVVAGSIFFSDFETAGQSADFYSNKLITENIINWMTIDLMDISEVRKDEDNNGIPDLLGEKVMIEGRTTTYSPAIDNPSDNAFFDVIYAQDETGGICVFGVSQIPLELGVKIRVIGTVDHYLGEFEVQIEDENKDIIIIDENPAEVPPLEISTGDSMKDEYQGWLIKVEGTVTGMTESSLYLNDGTGEARVYVEGYIGDGTGNEEMLGKWDPSIEIGDTVSAIGIASKDPQGPRLRVRNTAEIVKIE encoded by the coding sequence TTGAAAGGAAAACATCTTAAAAAAAGTATCTTCTTTATTAGCATTGCTTTAGTTTCTTTTGTATTAAGTGGATGCTTGTTATTTACTAATGGTTCTGATTCAAAAGATGATTATAACGATATTCTAAGTTATAATTTTTATTTTGGCCAACTACATAGTCATACTAACCTTTCTGATGGGCAAGGAACTCCTGAAGAAGCTTACGAATGGGCAAGAGATATGGCAAACCTTGATTTTTTTGCTGTTACAGATCACTCAAATTGGTTTGACAATGATACAGATAGATATAATGAAACAATTACTGATGTTGAAGATTCTACAAGTGAAAAATGGAAAAGATTAAATGCTGTCGCTGATGAATTCAATGAAGACGGAAGATTCGTCGCTATAGCCGGATTTGAAATGACCTGGAGTGGTAGTACAGGTGGGTGGGGACATATTAATACATTTAACACTCCATGGTTTGCATCTCGTGATGTACCAGAAATGGATCTTTTAACATATTATGAACTTTTGGCACAATCTCCTGATTCTATTTCTCAATGGAATCATCCAGGAGAAACTTTTGGTGATTTTAATGATTTTAGCTATTATAAGCCAGAATTTGATAACGTAATTCATTTAATAGAAGTAGGTAATGGTGAAGGTCCAGTTGGTGGGCCTGGTTATTTTCGAAGTTATGAGTATTATACTCGCGCATTAGATAAAGGTTGGCATGTTGCTCCCTCTAATAATCAAGATAACCATCGAAGAGAGTGGGGTACTGCCAATGATGCAAGAACTGTAGTTTTGGCCCCTGAATTATCTAGAGAAAGTATCTATGACGCAATACGAAATTATAGAGTTTATGCAACTGAAGATAAAAATCTTGAGATCACATACATAGTAAATGATGAAATAATGGGAAGCATATTAGAAAATCCACAAAATTTAAGAATACACATTTCAGCAGTTGATCCTGATGAATCAGATAGTATAACAAAAGTCAGTTTGATTGCTAATGGAGGCATAGAAGTTGAAAGTAAATCTTTTGATTCTAACGAAATCTTATGGAATTTAGAGTTAAAGCCATTATATGATTATTATTATGTAAGAATTGAGCAAGAAGATGGGGATATTGCAGTAACTGCACCTGTATGGGCAGGAGAAGTTGTTCGCGCTGGATTCTCTAAATTGGAAGTTTCTCGAAGAATACAAATCATTGGAGAAAATGTTGAAATAAAGGCAACATTATATAATAATACTCTACAAGATTTTGAAAACGTTGTTGTTGAATTTTACAAAGATCAAATAAGCCCTGAAAATAAAATTGGTGAGAAAACTATAAATATTATTGAATCAGCAGGTATCGGAGAAGTTTCCTTTGAATGGTCTTCGAGCATTGAAGGTGATTATACTATTTATGCACGATCAGAAATAATGATAGATGGAATCCCTCGAGAGTTTACTGAAGAGGTAACAGTAAGCTTTAGAGATGAAGAAAATGCTACAAAAATCATTTTAGATGCTTCACATTTTAATGATTATGTAAGTGGCTATTATGATGATAATTACTCCGCTTTACAACAAATGATCGAAGAGGAAGGATATATTTTTATTGTAAATGAAGAAAGAATATCTGACAATTTACTAAAAAATACTGACGTATTGATTATAACAGGTCCTGACCGTTTAGGAGACAATCGAAGCGTCTTTGCCCAGGATGAATTAGAAGCAATTGCAAGATATACTGAAGAAGGTGGTAACTTAATCGTTGCTGGAAGGGCGGATTATAAAGACGGAGAAGGCGAATTCCAAACTTCTACACAAATAAACAATATATTAGAGACAATAGGATCAAGCTTGAGAATTAACGACGATCAAGTTGTTGATTATGACAATAATGGTGGGCAACCGTGGCGCTTGTATTTTGATGACTATGTATCTTCCAAATACTATCTGACAAATAATATTCCAGAAGAAAAAACTTATAGTTTCTACAGTGGTTGCTCGGTTATACTTGAGGGGGAAAGTGATGAAAATGTTGATTGGTTAGTAAAAGGTCATGATACTACTGAAACTTCGGATGCAGACAATAAAGGAGATAATACTCCTGTTGATCAAGGAGAAGTTTATGTTTTAGCAGCTGAAGAGCTAGAAAGTGGTGCAAAGATTGTTGTAGCAGGTTCTATATTCTTTTCAGATTTTGAAACAGCTGGACAATCTGCAGATTTTTACTCAAATAAATTGATTACTGAAAATATTATAAATTGGATGACAATTGACTTGATGGATATATCTGAAGTAAGAAAAGATGAAGATAACAATGGAATACCAGATCTTTTAGGAGAAAAAGTTATGATAGAAGGAAGGACAACTACTTATTCTCCCGCAATAGATAATCCTTCAGATAATGCTTTCTTTGATGTTATATATGCTCAAGATGAAACTGGAGGCATATGTGTTTTTGGGGTTTCACAAATTCCTTTGGAGCTCGGTGTAAAAATAAGAGTAATAGGCACTGTAGATCATTATTTGGGAGAGTTTGAAGTACAGATCGAAGATGAAAATAAAGACATTATAATTATAGATGAGAATCCCGCAGAAGTTCCTCCTTTAGAAATAAGCACAGGAGATAGTATGAAAGATGAATATCAAGGTTGGCTTATCAAAGTGGAAGGAACAGTAACAGGAATGACCGAAAGCTCCTTGTATTTAAACGACGGAACAGGTGAAGCAAGAGTTTATGTGGAAGGTTACATTGGTGATGGCACCGGAAACGAAGAAATGTTGGGTAAATGGGATCCTTCTATTGAAATTGGAGATACTGTAAGCGCAATTGGAATTGCTTCTAAGGATCCTCAGGGTCCAAGGTTAAGAGTAAGAAACACTGCAGAAATAGTAAAGATAGAATAA